The following coding sequences lie in one Rutidosis leptorrhynchoides isolate AG116_Rl617_1_P2 chromosome 6, CSIRO_AGI_Rlap_v1, whole genome shotgun sequence genomic window:
- the LOC139855668 gene encoding uncharacterized protein, whose protein sequence is MEVEYYDPETGFVSKNTDDDSSGKIFSTELIDISIQDARNKKENIDSNMDLIKSLMREVESKERAAEKAKEAADKYRLYVLAKVGELKKAQQIAKEANDLKSSEVYTQKAALATEMRELQLCVSGVIKKGDEQITDLAEMRRSLEHRLTSAAMKKKAADKEKSESVKSFSYQNQQMEKLKEDSKRLKQEAIENLKLQQFLNDRKRAVNMLKEELSCKCFDVKLLKGEIKGYLGIKGDFQEALVSEEYCSFGPIIQEIRPAEEYQRTDGMIRGWLRDRTSRYYGKESRNKAMNEWIKGEIKDAITEYEQGEFDINGYGCYSEEVMDAELDWEEMYFDMIAVAH, encoded by the exons ATGGAAGTTGAATATTATGATCCTGAAACCGGTTTCGTATCGAAAAATACTGATGATGACAGTTCAGGCAAAATTTTCAGCACTGAACTTATTGATATTTCTATTCAAGATGCTAGAAATAAGAAG GAAAATATTGATTCGAACATGGATTTGATCAAGAGCTTAATGAGAGAAGTGGAATCTAAAGAGAGAGCTGCAGAAAAAGCAAAAGAGGCTGCTGATAAGTACAGATTGTATGTTCTTGCTAAGGTGGGTGAACTCAAAAAGGCACAGCAGATTGCAAAGGAAGCAAATGATCTG AAATCTAGTGAAGTATACACCCAAAAGGCTGCTTTAGCTACTGAAATGAGGGAGCTTCAACTTTGTGTGTCGGGAGTGATAAAAAAAGGAGATGAACAAATTACCGATCTTGCTGAg ATGCGTAGATCACTGGAGCACAGATTAACTTCTGCAGCTATGAAAAAGAAAGCAGCTGATAAGGAAAAGTCTGAAAGTGTAAAATCATTTTCTTACCAAAATCAACAAATGGAGAAGTTGAAAGAAGATTCAAAGAGACTAAAACAAGAAGCAATCGAGAATCTAAAG TTGCAGCAGTTTCTCAATGATCGTAAGCGTGCAGTCAATATGCTAAA GGAGGAGTTATCGTGTAAATGTTTCGACGTTAAACTGCTAAAAGGGGAGATTAAAGGTTATCTAGGTATAAAAGGAGATTTTCAAGAAGCGTTGGTTAGCGAGGAATATTGTTCTTTTGGGCCAATTATACAAGAAATTCGACCGGCAGAAGAATATCAGAGGACTGATGGTATGATTAGAGGGTGGTTAAGAGATCGCACGAGCAGGTATTACGGAAAGGAATCAAGGAATAAAGCTATGAACGAATGGATTAAAGGCGAGATCAAAGATGCGATTACAGAGTATGAACAAGGAGAGTTTGATATTAATGGATATGGATGCTATTCTGAAGAGGTTATGGATGCTGAACTGGATTGGGAAGAGATGTATTTTGATATGATTGCAGTTGCACATTGA
- the LOC139852989 gene encoding uncharacterized protein isoform X2, with product MRTKQTARGSGNKLDVQLMDARNKLINVSSSSTPDILNVLLEMENVLCKVRQPSKMMIKELNPTIQALIDKGLLKHPDMNVNISVVCCICDIIRLMPPDAPPYDHQHMKEFFEALVTSLEKQSGGYCDKMTRVLQIFSKSRLPVIMLDVQVDELVGRLFKHFLTIADLLSFNNEHKMEKIMTTIIEGSDEALALEALITTTLEKIASPICWRLGQRVLKNCAAKLRPICPDMAQDEAKGTTNPCTSDTSMLRNDTTHNIKSDDEKNVVSINDPSTTSNCAIEVNGKRKRNDEQVDIQRNKQTARGRGSGNKLDVQLMDVRNKLINVSSSSTPDILNVLLEMENVLRMVQQPSKMMIKELNPTIQALIDKGLVRHPDMNVNISVVCCICDIIRLMPRDAPPYDHQHMKEFFEALVTSFEKQSEGGYCDKMTRVLNLFSFSKSRLPVIMLDVQVEEELVGRLFKHFLTFADSNNEHKMEKIMTMIMEGSGEALALEALITATIEKVNKIASPICWRLGQRVLKNCAAAKLRQIRPDMAQDEAKGTNPCTSDTSKLRNDTTHNIKSDDEKNVVSINDPSTTSNCVTEVNGKRKRDGEQQREPKKFLCSMIFCGYKITKSNAPILEAIFKKHGDITSDCLVKAASVRESILEGICEVVKRIQTDDFKTIISDMDKIEMQVLDAEATNMNVAWLRTHLEALHKKIAVHKQSALLVNMKANTSLVKKAAKLDLEERRIELVTAQEQYRKAERCVQVLDLVETKLNDKFLESEAEKDSWLKDSVL from the exons ATGCGGACTAAACAGACAGCAAGGGGTTCAGGGAATAAGCTGGACGTTCAGTTGATGGACGCCCGGAATAAGCTGATTaatgtttcttcttcttcaacgcCTGACATTCTTAACgttcttttg GAAATGGAGAATGTTTTGTGTAAGGTGCGTCAACCATCCAAAATGATGATTAAAGAACTGAATCCAACCATTCAGGCATTGATTGATAAGGGACTGTTGAAACATCCTGACATGAACGTCAATATTTCAGTTGTATGTTGCATCTGCGACATTATAAGACTTATGCCCCCTGATGCCCCCCCGTACGACCACCAACATATGAAG GAGTTTTTTGAAGCGTTAGTGACGTCCCTTGAGAAACAATCTGGAGGGTACTGTGACAAGATGACTCGAGTTCTCCAAATATTTAGCAAATCGAGATTGCCGGTAATAATGTTGGACGTACAAGTGGATGAACTAGTAGGCCGCCTTTTTAAACATTTTTTAACTATTGCTGA ccttttaagctttaataatgAACACAAAATGGAGAAAATAATGACAACGATTATAGAGGGAAGTGATGAAGCGCTCGCTCTTGAAGCTCTTATAACTACCACTCTCGAAAAG ATTGCTTCACCTATTTGTTGGCGATTAGGGCAGAGAGTTCTCAAGAACTGTGCTGCTAAACTTAGACCAATATGCCCGGATATGGCACAAGAT GAGGCTAAAGGTACTACTAATCCTTGTACAAGTGATACAAGCATGTTGAGGAACGATACAACTCATAACATTAAATCGGATGATGAAAAGAATGTCGTTTCTATTAATGATCCATCAACAACCTCAAATTGTGCAATAGAAGTTAATGGAAAACGCAAGAGAAATGACGAACAG GTTGATATACAGAGGAATAAACAGACAGCAAGGGGAAGGGGTTCAGGGAATAAGCTGGACGTTCAGTTGATGGACGTCCGGAATAAGCTGATTaatgtttcttcttcttcaacgcCTGACATTCTCAACgttcttttg GAAATGGAGAATGTTTTGCGTATGGTGCAACAACCATCCAAAATGATGATTAAAGAACTGAATCCAACCATTCAGGCATTGATTGATAAGGGACTGGTGAGACATCCTGACATGAACGTCAATATTTCAGTTGTATGTTGCATCTGTGACATTATAAGACTTATGCCCCGTGATGCTCCCCCGTACGATCACCAACATATGAAG GAGTTTTTTGAAGCGTTAGTGACGTCCTTTGAGAAACAATCTGAAGGAGGGTACTGTGACAAGATGACTCGAGTTCTCAATTTATTTAGTTTTAGCAAATCGAGATTGCCGGTAATAATGTTGGACGTACAAGTGGAGGAGGAACTAGTAGGCCGCCTTTTTAAACATTTTCTAACTTTTGCCGA CTCTAATAATGAACACAAAATGGAGAAAATAATGACCATGATTATGGAGGGAAGTGGTGAAGCGCTCGCTCTTGAAGCTCTTATAACTGCCACTATCGAAAAGGTTAATAAG ATTGCTTCACCTATTTGTTGGCGATTAGGGCAGAGAGTTCTCAAGAACTGTGCTGCTGCTAAACTTAGACAAATTCGCCCGGATATGGCACAAGAT GAGGCTAAAGGTACTAATCCTTGTACAAGTGATACAAGCAAGTTGAGGAACGATACAACTCATAACATTAAATCGGATGATGAAAAGAATGTCGTTTCAATTAATGATCCATCAACAACCTCAAATTGTGTGACAGAAGTTAATGGAAAACGCAAGAGAGATGGCGAACAG CAAAGAGAGCCCAAAAAGTTTTTATGTAGCATGATATTCTGTGGCTACAAAATCACGAAAAGTAATGCACCAATTCTCGAAGCTATTTTCAAGAAACACGGCGACATCACATCTGATTGTTTAGTCAAAGCAGCTTCTGTTAGAGAATCGATCCTCGAGGGTATTTGTGAAGTCGTCAAACGAATTCAAACAGATGATTTTAAAACCATAATTTCTGATATGGACAAAATAGAGATGCAAGTGTTAGATGCAGAAGCAACCAACATGAACGTTGCCTGGCTTCGAACTCACCTGGAAGCTTTACATAAAAAGATCGCTGTCCATAAACAGTCAGCTTTGCTTGTAAATATGAAGGCCAACACAAGTTTGGTTAAAAAAGCTGCTAAATTGGATCTTGAAGAGAGACGTATAGAGCTTGTGACTGCACAAGAACAATATAGAAAGGCTGAAAGGTGCGTTCAAGTACTTGATCTTGTTGAAACGAAGCTGAATGATAAATTCTTGGAATCCGAAGCTGAAAAAGACTCGTGGCTTAAAGATTCAGTTTTATAG
- the LOC139852989 gene encoding uncharacterized protein isoform X1, producing the protein MRTKQTARGSGNKLDVQLMDARNKLINVSSSSTPDILNVLLEMENVLCKVRQPSKMMIKELNPTIQALIDKGLLKHPDMNVNISVVCCICDIIRLMPPDAPPYDHQHMKEFFEALVTSLEKQSGGYCDKMTRVLQIFSKSRLPVIMLDVQVDELVGRLFKHFLTIADLLSFNNEHKMEKIMTTIIEGSDEALALEALITTTLEKVNKIASPICWRLGQRVLKNCAAKLRPICPDMAQDEAKGTTNPCTSDTSMLRNDTTHNIKSDDEKNVVSINDPSTTSNCAIEVNGKRKRNDEQVDIQRNKQTARGRGSGNKLDVQLMDVRNKLINVSSSSTPDILNVLLEMENVLRMVQQPSKMMIKELNPTIQALIDKGLVRHPDMNVNISVVCCICDIIRLMPRDAPPYDHQHMKEFFEALVTSFEKQSEGGYCDKMTRVLNLFSFSKSRLPVIMLDVQVEEELVGRLFKHFLTFADSNNEHKMEKIMTMIMEGSGEALALEALITATIEKVNKIASPICWRLGQRVLKNCAAAKLRQIRPDMAQDEAKGTNPCTSDTSKLRNDTTHNIKSDDEKNVVSINDPSTTSNCVTEVNGKRKRDGEQQREPKKFLCSMIFCGYKITKSNAPILEAIFKKHGDITSDCLVKAASVRESILEGICEVVKRIQTDDFKTIISDMDKIEMQVLDAEATNMNVAWLRTHLEALHKKIAVHKQSALLVNMKANTSLVKKAAKLDLEERRIELVTAQEQYRKAERCVQVLDLVETKLNDKFLESEAEKDSWLKDSVL; encoded by the exons ATGCGGACTAAACAGACAGCAAGGGGTTCAGGGAATAAGCTGGACGTTCAGTTGATGGACGCCCGGAATAAGCTGATTaatgtttcttcttcttcaacgcCTGACATTCTTAACgttcttttg GAAATGGAGAATGTTTTGTGTAAGGTGCGTCAACCATCCAAAATGATGATTAAAGAACTGAATCCAACCATTCAGGCATTGATTGATAAGGGACTGTTGAAACATCCTGACATGAACGTCAATATTTCAGTTGTATGTTGCATCTGCGACATTATAAGACTTATGCCCCCTGATGCCCCCCCGTACGACCACCAACATATGAAG GAGTTTTTTGAAGCGTTAGTGACGTCCCTTGAGAAACAATCTGGAGGGTACTGTGACAAGATGACTCGAGTTCTCCAAATATTTAGCAAATCGAGATTGCCGGTAATAATGTTGGACGTACAAGTGGATGAACTAGTAGGCCGCCTTTTTAAACATTTTTTAACTATTGCTGA ccttttaagctttaataatgAACACAAAATGGAGAAAATAATGACAACGATTATAGAGGGAAGTGATGAAGCGCTCGCTCTTGAAGCTCTTATAACTACCACTCTCGAAAAGGTTAATAAG ATTGCTTCACCTATTTGTTGGCGATTAGGGCAGAGAGTTCTCAAGAACTGTGCTGCTAAACTTAGACCAATATGCCCGGATATGGCACAAGAT GAGGCTAAAGGTACTACTAATCCTTGTACAAGTGATACAAGCATGTTGAGGAACGATACAACTCATAACATTAAATCGGATGATGAAAAGAATGTCGTTTCTATTAATGATCCATCAACAACCTCAAATTGTGCAATAGAAGTTAATGGAAAACGCAAGAGAAATGACGAACAG GTTGATATACAGAGGAATAAACAGACAGCAAGGGGAAGGGGTTCAGGGAATAAGCTGGACGTTCAGTTGATGGACGTCCGGAATAAGCTGATTaatgtttcttcttcttcaacgcCTGACATTCTCAACgttcttttg GAAATGGAGAATGTTTTGCGTATGGTGCAACAACCATCCAAAATGATGATTAAAGAACTGAATCCAACCATTCAGGCATTGATTGATAAGGGACTGGTGAGACATCCTGACATGAACGTCAATATTTCAGTTGTATGTTGCATCTGTGACATTATAAGACTTATGCCCCGTGATGCTCCCCCGTACGATCACCAACATATGAAG GAGTTTTTTGAAGCGTTAGTGACGTCCTTTGAGAAACAATCTGAAGGAGGGTACTGTGACAAGATGACTCGAGTTCTCAATTTATTTAGTTTTAGCAAATCGAGATTGCCGGTAATAATGTTGGACGTACAAGTGGAGGAGGAACTAGTAGGCCGCCTTTTTAAACATTTTCTAACTTTTGCCGA CTCTAATAATGAACACAAAATGGAGAAAATAATGACCATGATTATGGAGGGAAGTGGTGAAGCGCTCGCTCTTGAAGCTCTTATAACTGCCACTATCGAAAAGGTTAATAAG ATTGCTTCACCTATTTGTTGGCGATTAGGGCAGAGAGTTCTCAAGAACTGTGCTGCTGCTAAACTTAGACAAATTCGCCCGGATATGGCACAAGAT GAGGCTAAAGGTACTAATCCTTGTACAAGTGATACAAGCAAGTTGAGGAACGATACAACTCATAACATTAAATCGGATGATGAAAAGAATGTCGTTTCAATTAATGATCCATCAACAACCTCAAATTGTGTGACAGAAGTTAATGGAAAACGCAAGAGAGATGGCGAACAG CAAAGAGAGCCCAAAAAGTTTTTATGTAGCATGATATTCTGTGGCTACAAAATCACGAAAAGTAATGCACCAATTCTCGAAGCTATTTTCAAGAAACACGGCGACATCACATCTGATTGTTTAGTCAAAGCAGCTTCTGTTAGAGAATCGATCCTCGAGGGTATTTGTGAAGTCGTCAAACGAATTCAAACAGATGATTTTAAAACCATAATTTCTGATATGGACAAAATAGAGATGCAAGTGTTAGATGCAGAAGCAACCAACATGAACGTTGCCTGGCTTCGAACTCACCTGGAAGCTTTACATAAAAAGATCGCTGTCCATAAACAGTCAGCTTTGCTTGTAAATATGAAGGCCAACACAAGTTTGGTTAAAAAAGCTGCTAAATTGGATCTTGAAGAGAGACGTATAGAGCTTGTGACTGCACAAGAACAATATAGAAAGGCTGAAAGGTGCGTTCAAGTACTTGATCTTGTTGAAACGAAGCTGAATGATAAATTCTTGGAATCCGAAGCTGAAAAAGACTCGTGGCTTAAAGATTCAGTTTTATAG